A single window of Chitinophagales bacterium DNA harbors:
- a CDS encoding DUF3871 family protein, which translates to MCLIVQALFTGANKSSYIDTFLDRGVNAMSFIRNLATNLKEESDFWFLS; encoded by the coding sequence TTGTGCCTTATCGTTCAAGCACTATTTACAGGAGCGAATAAGAGCAGCTACATTGATACCTTTTTGGATAGAGGAGTGAATGCTATGAGTTTCATTAGGAATTTGGCTACCAATCTCAAAGAAGAATCTGACTTTTGGTTTTTGAGTTGA
- the gldF gene encoding gliding motility-associated ABC transporter permease subunit GldF, which produces MFTIFLKEINIFFSSLTGYIALAVFFVITGLFLWIFPDTSLLDYGYATLDYLFILAPWIFMFLIPAITMRSFAEEIKSGTIELLATRPITDLQIILGKYFSSFVLVIFALLPTLLYFYTIYSLGSPVGNIDTGAVWGSYIGLFLLAACFVAIGIFASAITSNQIVAFILAVFLCFFFFQAFEYLSRLNIFYATFDNLVELIGINAHYTSISRGVVDTRDVVYFFSFISIFILLTKTVLESRKW; this is translated from the coding sequence ATGTTTACAATATTTCTCAAAGAAATCAACATTTTTTTCAGTTCGCTCACAGGTTACATTGCCTTAGCGGTCTTTTTCGTCATCACAGGACTGTTCTTGTGGATATTTCCCGACACCAGTTTATTAGATTACGGGTATGCCACTTTAGACTACTTGTTTATCCTTGCACCGTGGATATTCATGTTTTTGATCCCAGCCATTACGATGCGTTCCTTTGCCGAAGAAATCAAAAGTGGAACGATAGAACTCTTGGCTACTCGACCAATTACCGACCTACAAATCATTCTGGGTAAATACTTTTCCTCTTTTGTGCTGGTCATTTTTGCATTGTTGCCTACACTCTTGTACTTCTACACGATTTACAGTTTGGGTTCACCCGTTGGCAATATTGACACAGGGGCAGTATGGGGTTCTTACATCGGTTTGTTCTTATTAGCAGCCTGTTTTGTGGCCATTGGCATCTTTGCATCTGCGATTACCTCCAATCAAATTGTCGCCTTTATTCTGGCGGTATTTCTCTGCTTCTTTTTCTTTCAAGCCTTCGAATACCTCAGTCGACTCAACATATTTTACGCTACCTTCGACAATCTTGTAGAACTCATTGGCATCAATGCGCACTATACTTCCATCAGTCGAGGAGTGGTAGACACGAGAGATGTGGTGTATTTTTTCTCGTTTATTTCTATTTTTATTCTGCTGACCAAAACGGTTTTGGAGAGTAGGAAGTGGTGA
- a CDS encoding DUF4199 domain-containing protein, translated as MSEPFNIPKAPIFPIALRYGVIVAGIGILFTIILFLLEMDTSSLAQVLGYLVLIGGMLAGILEYRDQANQGFINHGQVISVGVLIAVIAAFILGLFSIIYMQYINPEMMEQVILIQEEKFIEQGMSDDQIEKAISMMRKFSHPMFSIPFTVLWYAFVGLAVSAIAGFFVKKD; from the coding sequence ATGAGTGAACCATTCAACATTCCCAAAGCTCCAATTTTTCCAATTGCCCTTCGATATGGAGTGATTGTAGCTGGCATTGGCATCCTGTTTACCATCATTTTGTTTCTTTTAGAAATGGATACTTCCTCATTGGCTCAAGTGCTGGGATATTTGGTGCTAATTGGCGGTATGCTTGCAGGTATTTTGGAGTATAGAGACCAAGCCAATCAAGGATTTATCAATCATGGTCAAGTCATCAGTGTCGGTGTATTGATTGCAGTAATAGCGGCTTTTATCCTCGGTCTTTTTTCGATTATCTATATGCAATACATCAATCCCGAAATGATGGAACAAGTCATCCTTATTCAAGAAGAAAAATTCATCGAACAAGGTATGAGTGATGACCAAATTGAAAAGGCCATCAGTATGATGCGAAAATTTTCCCATCCCATGTTTTCCATTCCTTTCACTGTTCTTTGGTATGCTTTTGTGGGTTTAGCAGTTTCTGCTATTGCAGGTTTTTTTGTCAAAAAAGACTAA
- the gldG gene encoding gliding motility-associated ABC transporter substrate-binding protein GldG, with the protein MKQLNNKYQAILQVVLLLAILIAVNVLASTVYQRIDLTKEGRFTLTEATQNLLLDLDDVVYVRIYLEGELNPGFRRLRNGTLDMLNEFRAYAGNDLEYEFIDPIGGTSVEERKAIIDQLSEKGLQPTRVFEPDGSESILFPGLIVAYKGRELAVPLLLEQLNRPPQETLNNSIALIEYNIANAIQKLRRPTKPAIAFLEGHGELPAPEVGDMTATLENYYVVNRFDITKELYIPPRYNAVIIARPTKTFEEVNKFKIDQYIMNGGRVLWLLENMATSLDSMQRDGGKFIALDYGLDIEDQLFRYGVRINFDLIQDLQCTQIPLTVGTDQFGNARQMRLFPWPYFPVINLANNEHPVTKNLNAVLGQFVATVDTIQTKAAIEKTILLTTSSRTRVMPAPIMVDVNDVRQNRQVDDARFNAGPQPIAVALEGVFPSPFKNRLAPETIAMIDTIEGVDFREESKPTRMVVISDGDMIRNDYDPINNRISPLGYYKFTKENFANKALIQNAVEWLTDENGIIAARSKDIKLRLLDAPKVKAEKTTWQLVNLGIPLLALLVFGIGYNYVRKRKYAS; encoded by the coding sequence ATGAAGCAATTAAACAATAAATACCAAGCCATACTCCAAGTCGTCCTTTTACTCGCAATACTCATTGCAGTAAATGTATTGGCTTCAACGGTTTACCAACGAATAGACCTCACCAAAGAGGGGCGTTTCACTTTGACAGAAGCGACCCAAAATTTGCTGTTGGATTTAGACGATGTGGTGTATGTGCGGATATATTTGGAGGGTGAACTCAATCCTGGATTTCGGCGATTGCGGAATGGAACTTTGGATATGCTCAACGAATTTCGGGCGTATGCAGGGAATGATTTGGAATATGAATTTATTGACCCCATTGGAGGAACATCCGTTGAGGAGCGAAAAGCTATCATAGATCAATTGTCTGAAAAAGGGCTGCAACCCACAAGAGTTTTTGAGCCAGATGGTTCAGAAAGTATTTTGTTTCCAGGCCTAATCGTTGCCTACAAAGGGCGAGAATTGGCCGTACCCTTGTTGTTGGAGCAACTCAACCGTCCGCCACAAGAAACACTCAACAATTCCATTGCACTGATAGAGTACAACATAGCCAATGCCATTCAAAAATTGCGGCGCCCCACCAAGCCTGCCATTGCTTTCCTTGAAGGACATGGTGAACTCCCTGCCCCCGAAGTAGGTGACATGACCGCAACACTTGAAAACTACTATGTTGTCAATCGTTTCGACATTACCAAAGAACTCTATATTCCGCCTCGCTACAATGCCGTTATCATTGCCCGACCGACCAAAACATTTGAGGAGGTCAACAAATTCAAGATTGACCAATACATCATGAATGGTGGAAGGGTGCTTTGGCTACTCGAAAACATGGCAACAAGTTTGGACAGTATGCAGCGAGATGGAGGCAAATTTATTGCATTGGACTATGGATTAGACATTGAAGATCAACTGTTTCGTTATGGAGTACGGATCAATTTCGATTTGATTCAAGACCTTCAATGTACCCAAATACCGCTGACCGTTGGCACAGATCAGTTCGGCAATGCCCGACAAATGCGTTTGTTTCCGTGGCCCTATTTTCCTGTCATTAACTTGGCCAACAACGAACATCCTGTCACCAAAAACCTCAATGCAGTTCTTGGTCAATTTGTAGCTACTGTGGACACGATTCAAACCAAAGCTGCTATTGAAAAAACGATTTTGCTGACTACCAGCTCTCGAACCCGTGTGATGCCTGCGCCAATTATGGTGGATGTGAACGATGTACGACAAAATCGACAGGTGGACGACGCTCGCTTCAATGCTGGCCCGCAACCCATTGCAGTAGCGTTGGAAGGTGTGTTTCCTTCTCCCTTCAAAAACCGCTTGGCTCCCGAAACCATTGCCATGATTGACACCATTGAAGGTGTAGATTTCAGAGAGGAAAGTAAACCGACTCGAATGGTGGTCATTTCGGATGGCGACATGATTCGCAACGATTATGACCCTATCAACAACCGCATTAGTCCTTTGGGATATTACAAATTCACCAAAGAAAACTTTGCCAACAAAGCTTTGATCCAAAATGCGGTAGAATGGCTAACCGATGAAAATGGTATCATTGCAGCTCGATCCAAAGACATCAAATTGCGGCTATTGGATGCCCCAAAAGTGAAAGCCGAAAAAACGACTTGGCAATTGGTGAATCTTGGGATTCCCTTGTTGGCACTATTGGTATTTGGGATTGGGTACAATTATGTGCGGAAGCGGAAATATGCTTCGTAA
- a CDS encoding bifunctional DNA primase/polymerase, with product MEHTYPLVIFPEGLKYIADAKPPLPSRPQEPKEPTLHKPQEPKEPTKPDEPMNSLGCGLSIIGFYVLVYYFLKSLSEFNRNHTIDTIAEFFPFNILFFAGPFLGVFLIYGHFKYRDTEKETHYRKLKKYEENKRIYKNKLKKYEYDLANYKLDYQNRMESYQKNEYNDFLSKVSKFEEHKKYLYSHEYLYKYRKKLLNDFFEEATKPSNAENKYLEGASERKIFQFLKGKSKKFYQNLAIIEYEEIEDFYMPDIVYYDKKNELLIDIEIDEPYLTSDGSPIHCIGSDDSRNDFFINHSWIVIRFAEEQVVKYPNQSYRFIKKVIKKVKEVDFSETEFRYRVDMWTKNEAYKMAYNRFRQSYLRSNLSNRFNEETSINKRLDEGFDDTRDLAIEMYEKNITYNDILFDASIVKEDSSIVHEEHDSLSFLQPKTGGGFKLYTYAKKYYDLGLNVTCIHEEENEYNKHTQSKLKHPAHKYIHLHNQKQTILELISYNWTKSVGVGTVSGFNSLTIIDIDGCTNRGFIKFLLKKLSLPKNYEWVTLTGSKKGFHIIIESPKPTNLDENQAVMTYEPAGSVNHLFEKIELLWRTHVVLPPSKHKSNGEYSFVNSFPKSKPRKVDTAKLMSVISTVVEDETKIIGLTYRYNL from the coding sequence ATGGAACATACCTACCCATTAGTGATATTTCCAGAAGGCTTGAAATATATAGCAGACGCTAAGCCTCCTTTACCTTCTCGCCCGCAAGAACCAAAAGAACCTACTTTACATAAACCTCAAGAACCAAAAGAACCTACTAAACCAGATGAACCAATGAACTCGCTTGGCTGTGGGCTCTCAATTATTGGATTCTATGTATTGGTATATTATTTTTTAAAGTCCCTATCTGAGTTTAATAGAAACCATACCATAGATACTATTGCAGAATTCTTTCCCTTTAATATATTGTTTTTTGCTGGACCTTTTTTAGGTGTATTTTTAATTTATGGTCATTTTAAATATAGAGATACAGAAAAAGAAACGCACTATAGAAAGTTAAAAAAATATGAAGAAAACAAAAGGATTTATAAAAACAAGTTAAAAAAATATGAATATGACTTAGCTAACTATAAATTAGATTACCAAAATAGAATGGAGTCCTATCAAAAAAATGAATACAATGACTTCTTGAGTAAAGTATCAAAGTTTGAAGAACATAAAAAATATTTATACTCTCATGAGTATTTATATAAGTATAGGAAAAAACTACTAAATGATTTTTTTGAAGAGGCTACGAAGCCATCTAATGCAGAAAATAAATACTTAGAGGGGGCATCTGAAAGAAAAATTTTTCAATTCCTTAAAGGTAAATCAAAAAAGTTTTACCAAAATTTAGCAATAATTGAGTACGAAGAGATAGAGGATTTTTATATGCCTGATATTGTTTATTATGATAAAAAAAATGAGCTTCTAATTGATATAGAGATTGATGAACCCTACTTAACTTCTGACGGCTCGCCAATTCACTGTATTGGTTCCGATGATTCTCGCAATGATTTTTTTATTAATCATTCATGGATAGTTATTCGGTTTGCAGAAGAACAAGTGGTTAAGTACCCCAATCAGTCTTATCGCTTCATTAAAAAGGTAATAAAAAAAGTTAAAGAAGTAGATTTTTCAGAAACAGAGTTTAGGTATAGGGTAGATATGTGGACAAAAAATGAAGCTTATAAGATGGCTTATAATCGATTTCGACAAAGCTACCTTAGGAGTAATTTATCTAACAGATTTAATGAAGAAACTTCTATCAATAAAAGACTTGATGAAGGTTTTGATGATACGAGGGATTTAGCAATCGAAATGTATGAAAAAAATATAACATATAATGATATTTTATTTGACGCAAGTATTGTAAAAGAAGATTCCTCTATTGTTCATGAAGAGCATGATAGTTTAAGCTTCTTGCAACCTAAAACAGGAGGTGGCTTTAAATTGTATACATACGCAAAAAAATATTATGATTTAGGCTTAAATGTTACTTGTATCCATGAAGAAGAAAATGAGTATAACAAACATACACAAAGTAAACTGAAGCATCCTGCACATAAATACATACATTTACATAACCAAAAACAAACAATATTAGAATTAATTTCTTACAATTGGACTAAAAGTGTTGGAGTGGGAACTGTATCTGGGTTTAATAGTTTAACAATTATAGACATTGATGGCTGCACAAATAGAGGATTTATTAAATTCCTACTAAAAAAACTATCATTACCTAAAAATTATGAATGGGTAACTTTAACTGGCAGTAAAAAGGGTTTCCATATAATTATTGAATCACCTAAGCCAACTAATTTAGATGAAAATCAAGCTGTGATGACATATGAGCCTGCAGGTTCAGTTAATCACCTATTTGAAAAAATTGAGTTACTTTGGAGAACCCATGTCGTCTTACCCCCATCAAAACATAAATCTAATGGTGAGTACTCTTTTGTTAACTCTTTTCCTAAATCAAAACCAAGAAAAGTTGATACAGCCAAACTAATGTCCGTTATATCGACTGTGGTAGAAGATGAAACTAAGATAATTGGGCTAACTTATCGTTATAATTTATAG
- a CDS encoding ISNCY family transposase, with protein sequence MRKEFEAQLQLDSIPIGEVEIDMRSRHELPQLLAGLQHIFTNEALRTAVLKVLSEAILSEKKATGRLGMSLWELFVLGCCRLNLNIDYDNLHDLSNNHHSLRGILGVATRGYLPNVKHYCLQTIKDNVGLLTEDNLNEINKIIVNEGHQLKKKEGKILELNLKADSFVVERHIHFPTDIRLLWDCVHKCIGFIKLLKSVVDISGLRNYKSIRKKIKRLYTLTARIHKRKGNNYIKRLQDSTEEYLAATYPLLKKVNDLVEALSEIIDSKPHLATKLESLKYYRDMLKKHIDLVDRRILQGEQIPHSEKVFSIFEPETEWLKKGKVHPNVELGHNVLIVTDQFHFIVYHKVAVKEQDKDLVIPLGKELQERFKEKCKLYSISFDKGFWLKSNKEAMEKIFDIVVMPKKGKPTIAEKEAYQADNYKTYKRKHSAVESNINELEQGGLDKVADKGLDGFKKYVAWGVLAYNLKRLGRLCMEQQKAKAKKLQKAKKRKLKKAS encoded by the coding sequence ATGCGTAAAGAATTTGAAGCACAATTACAATTGGATTCGATTCCTATTGGAGAGGTAGAAATAGATATGCGAAGCCGTCATGAGCTACCTCAACTATTAGCAGGATTACAGCATATTTTCACGAATGAAGCACTTCGAACAGCCGTTCTGAAAGTTTTATCTGAGGCTATTTTGTCAGAAAAAAAAGCGACGGGTCGTTTGGGAATGAGTTTATGGGAATTATTTGTTTTGGGTTGTTGCCGTCTAAATTTAAATATAGATTATGATAATCTACATGATTTATCGAATAATCACCATTCACTTCGAGGGATATTAGGTGTAGCAACGAGAGGTTATCTACCGAATGTAAAACATTATTGTTTGCAAACAATTAAAGATAATGTTGGTTTACTTACTGAAGATAACCTTAATGAAATCAATAAAATAATAGTTAATGAAGGTCATCAATTAAAAAAAAAGGAAGGTAAAATTTTAGAGTTGAATCTCAAAGCAGATTCGTTTGTAGTAGAACGTCATATTCATTTTCCAACCGATATCCGTTTATTGTGGGATTGTGTACATAAATGTATTGGTTTTATAAAGCTGTTAAAAAGCGTAGTAGACATATCAGGATTACGTAATTATAAATCAATACGTAAAAAAATAAAAAGATTATATACGCTTACAGCAAGAATACATAAACGAAAAGGTAATAATTATATAAAACGCCTTCAAGATTCGACAGAGGAGTATTTGGCAGCAACCTATCCTTTATTAAAGAAAGTGAATGATTTAGTAGAAGCTTTGAGTGAAATAATTGATTCAAAACCTCACTTAGCAACAAAGTTAGAAAGCTTGAAATATTATCGAGATATGTTAAAAAAACATATCGATTTGGTGGATAGACGTATTCTACAAGGCGAACAAATTCCTCATTCGGAAAAGGTATTTTCCATTTTTGAACCTGAAACGGAGTGGTTGAAGAAGGGCAAGGTGCACCCAAATGTAGAATTGGGGCATAATGTGTTGATTGTAACTGACCAATTTCACTTTATTGTTTATCACAAAGTAGCTGTAAAAGAACAAGATAAGGATTTAGTGATTCCATTAGGGAAGGAATTACAGGAACGCTTCAAAGAAAAGTGCAAATTGTATAGTATTAGTTTTGATAAAGGTTTCTGGCTGAAATCAAATAAGGAAGCGATGGAAAAAATATTCGATATAGTTGTGATGCCTAAAAAAGGAAAACCAACTATTGCTGAGAAAGAGGCGTACCAGGCAGATAACTACAAAACTTATAAGCGTAAACATAGTGCAGTAGAATCAAATATTAATGAATTGGAACAGGGTGGTTTGGATAAAGTAGCGGATAAGGGCTTGGATGGCTTCAAGAAATATGTGGCATGGGGAGTATTGGCTTACAATTTAAAGCGATTGGGCAGATTGTGCATGGAGCAGCAAAAAGCGAAAGCCAAGAAACTGCAAAAAGCGAAAAAACGAAAGCTCAAAAAAGCCTCTTGA
- a CDS encoding DUF389 domain-containing protein has product MGNSTNSNFKDSPFVFLRQRLIELFDIRQETDKQGTIDSIRQYTQLKGYNVWILIAAAMLASIGLDQNSPAVIIGAMLISPLMSPILGIGLSIGINDRETFVLSTRSLLIAMVASILVSYLYFLITPLGVPTDQLMARTKPTLLDVGVALFGGIAGIVAGSHKDKTNALPGVAIATALMPPLCTVGFGLAIADPIIAGGAFYLFFINAVIISTTTFVFVRIMKFPVLQPISAEEGRKTNWMIGVFVVLITIPSIFILLDTIDHIRRNVSINKFVESRVVDEDREVIDWEEVEEADVHELKVYVVGANITEDTVMNLQEAMHKMPKLEESMLKLVQVNLSERDRASIRSDARNDLQKDVFWEVSKQIAAHKEELEDLKQLGEEVKQLREELKEQTSSVEFANYNGTGSSRYADEEEEEDEKEDKGGGLFGKNKDKDKEDKEVANINESRLDKIKEESSGQVILKRELRVKKTYNGNGFTEILSPAKNAIVGNMLTLVLKDNLKEDAEIVIETQVNDLGDVYIGTMKAGTNRFTVNFTPRSKFPKGLYYWNLRSDEGKMAGKFYIE; this is encoded by the coding sequence ATGGGCAACTCTACCAATTCAAACTTCAAGGATTCCCCTTTTGTCTTTTTGCGACAAAGACTCATTGAACTCTTCGACATTCGCCAAGAAACCGATAAACAAGGCACGATTGACTCGATTCGGCAATATACTCAATTGAAGGGCTACAATGTTTGGATTTTAATTGCGGCTGCAATGCTTGCATCTATTGGTCTCGACCAAAATTCTCCTGCTGTCATTATTGGAGCGATGTTAATCTCACCCTTGATGTCGCCTATATTGGGTATTGGCTTGTCGATTGGCATTAATGACAGAGAAACTTTTGTGTTATCAACTCGGAGTTTGCTTATTGCAATGGTTGCCAGTATTTTGGTGAGCTATTTGTATTTTTTGATTACCCCTTTGGGTGTGCCAACTGATCAGTTGATGGCTCGAACCAAACCGACTTTGTTGGATGTTGGGGTAGCTCTTTTTGGAGGTATTGCAGGTATTGTGGCGGGTTCGCACAAGGACAAAACGAATGCACTGCCAGGCGTGGCTATTGCTACGGCTTTGATGCCGCCGCTTTGTACGGTGGGTTTTGGCTTGGCGATTGCAGACCCTATCATTGCAGGAGGAGCATTTTATTTGTTTTTTATCAATGCGGTGATTATTTCGACCACGACTTTTGTATTTGTGCGGATTATGAAGTTTCCTGTATTGCAGCCGATTAGCGCAGAGGAAGGTCGCAAAACGAATTGGATGATTGGTGTTTTTGTGGTTTTGATTACGATTCCAAGTATTTTCATTCTCTTGGATACAATTGACCACATCCGACGAAATGTGTCTATCAATAAGTTTGTGGAAAGCAGGGTGGTAGATGAGGATAGAGAGGTGATTGATTGGGAAGAAGTGGAAGAAGCAGATGTTCACGAATTGAAGGTCTATGTGGTGGGCGCAAATATCACGGAGGATACGGTGATGAATTTGCAGGAGGCGATGCACAAAATGCCTAAGTTGGAGGAGTCTATGTTGAAGTTGGTGCAGGTGAATCTTTCGGAACGGGATAGGGCAAGTATTCGGTCGGATGCACGCAATGATTTGCAGAAGGATGTTTTTTGGGAGGTGAGCAAGCAGATTGCAGCTCATAAGGAGGAATTGGAAGATTTGAAGCAACTGGGAGAAGAGGTGAAGCAGCTTCGTGAAGAATTGAAAGAACAAACAAGTTCGGTTGAATTTGCGAATTACAATGGGACTGGTAGCAGTCGATATGCGGATGAGGAAGAAGAAGAAGATGAAAAGGAGGATAAAGGAGGAGGTTTGTTTGGAAAAAACAAGGATAAAGACAAGGAAGATAAAGAGGTTGCCAATATCAATGAAAGCCGCTTGGACAAAATCAAGGAGGAATCGTCTGGACAGGTGATTTTGAAGCGGGAACTGCGTGTGAAAAAAACCTACAATGGCAATGGTTTTACGGAAATACTGTCTCCCGCCAAAAATGCGATTGTGGGAAATATGCTGACTTTGGTACTAAAAGACAACCTCAAAGAGGATGCGGAGATTGTGATTGAAACGCAGGTGAACGATTTGGGGGATGTCTATATTGGTACAATGAAAGCTGGCACGAATCGCTTTACGGTGAATTTTACTCCTCGCAGTAAGTTTCCTAAAGGGCTGTATTACTGGAATTTGCGATCAGATGAAGGAAAAATGGCAGGGAAGTTTTATATTGAGTAG
- a CDS encoding DUF4340 domain-containing protein — translation MNKTAIYLLLFFAIALAAWFGINSIDTNTLNKTTAAFALTDTAAVTKIIIEDNEGRKLQLDRKNGWWQVNRGYKARPDAVERVLMTLIKLQVKYPIGKDAYESTMKNFEDPIRRVSIFKEDSTQASKVYLLGGAPHTRKGTYMMLEGTEDPYVVHLLGHDGHLMTRFFTIPETWRDRMLMNYKASDIAGVKVEYPHFEESSFELKAIADSFEVESLGGKVAIAASEKLNKPVTIQFLKSFENVYLEGFENSYPHIDSVRASKPFAILTITPKKGKEQKLTVHYMPINRRSKLQVDENGRDVPFDVDRFFAFINDGKDFVLIQRRSFEGIFKRLEHFYYTPVVE, via the coding sequence ATGAATAAGACTGCAATATATTTACTTCTTTTCTTTGCCATAGCTCTTGCTGCATGGTTCGGAATCAACAGTATAGACACGAATACGCTCAATAAAACGACCGCAGCTTTTGCGCTCACTGACACCGCAGCCGTCACCAAAATTATCATTGAAGACAACGAAGGCAGAAAGCTGCAATTGGATAGAAAAAATGGCTGGTGGCAGGTCAATCGTGGCTACAAAGCCCGTCCCGATGCAGTGGAGCGTGTTTTGATGACCTTGATCAAATTGCAGGTGAAATACCCTATTGGAAAAGATGCGTATGAAAGTACAATGAAGAATTTTGAAGATCCCATTAGACGGGTTTCTATCTTCAAAGAGGACAGTACACAAGCTTCAAAAGTGTATTTACTCGGTGGCGCACCACACACCCGCAAAGGCACTTACATGATGCTCGAAGGTACGGAGGATCCGTATGTGGTACATTTGTTGGGGCATGATGGACACTTGATGACCCGATTTTTTACGATTCCCGAAACTTGGCGGGACCGAATGTTGATGAACTACAAGGCATCAGACATTGCAGGTGTAAAAGTGGAATATCCTCATTTTGAAGAATCTTCTTTTGAGTTGAAAGCCATTGCAGATTCTTTTGAAGTAGAGTCTTTGGGCGGCAAAGTGGCGATTGCAGCCAGTGAAAAACTGAACAAACCTGTTACCATACAATTTCTCAAAAGTTTTGAAAATGTATATTTGGAAGGCTTTGAAAATAGCTATCCGCATATTGACTCTGTTCGGGCATCCAAACCTTTTGCCATTCTGACCATCACTCCCAAAAAAGGCAAAGAACAAAAATTGACCGTTCACTACATGCCTATCAACCGTCGCAGCAAATTGCAGGTAGATGAAAATGGGCGAGATGTGCCTTTTGATGTAGATCGCTTTTTTGCATTTATCAATGACGGTAAAGACTTTGTGTTGATTCAACGAAGGAGTTTTGAAGGGATTTTCAAACGGTTGGAACATTTTTACTACACGCCTGTCGTGGAATAA
- a CDS encoding ComF family protein: MNLSKTWLGDFINLLYPEVCAACNRSLQTHEDVICMHCRHSLPQTNFHHEPDNHVAKHFWGKLPIQNAAAFYYFSKGSRVQQLIHHLKYHGRSEIGVKIGKMYGTKLLEAAAFQDIDLIVPVPLHPKKQQRRGYNQSDVFAEGLSVSMNVPWSADALKRAVFSNTQTRKDHLERWENVENIFEVAHPEQLQNKHILLVDDVVTTGSTLEACARLILEAENTRLSIVTLACASHL, translated from the coding sequence ATGAACCTATCCAAAACCTGGCTCGGCGATTTTATCAACCTACTTTACCCCGAAGTTTGTGCCGCTTGCAACCGCAGTCTGCAAACACACGAAGATGTGATTTGTATGCACTGCCGTCACAGTTTGCCGCAAACCAACTTTCACCACGAACCCGACAACCATGTAGCCAAGCATTTTTGGGGTAAACTGCCGATACAAAATGCAGCCGCTTTCTACTATTTCAGCAAAGGCTCAAGAGTCCAACAACTGATTCACCATTTGAAGTACCATGGACGGTCTGAGATTGGAGTGAAAATAGGTAAAATGTATGGAACAAAACTATTGGAAGCCGCTGCTTTTCAGGACATAGATTTGATTGTACCCGTTCCGTTACATCCCAAAAAGCAGCAAAGAAGGGGCTACAACCAAAGTGATGTTTTTGCAGAAGGTTTATCTGTGTCTATGAATGTTCCCTGGAGTGCAGATGCCTTAAAAAGGGCAGTTTTCAGCAATACCCAAACCCGTAAAGACCATTTGGAGCGTTGGGAAAATGTCGAAAATATCTTTGAAGTAGCGCATCCCGAGCAGCTTCAAAATAAACACATTTTATTGGTCGATGATGTGGTGACAACTGGCTCAACTTTGGAAGCTTGCGCTCGGCTTATTTTGGAGGCTGAAAATACCCGATTGAGTATAGTGACTTTGGCTTGTGCAAGTCATTTGTAG